The Stigmatella ashevillena genomic sequence TCAGCCCGGGCACTGGGATGGGCGTGAGTTGATCGGTGTAGGACCCGTTGTCCTCTTGGCTGTCGAGGATGGAGCCCCAGATCCAGACGGTGCCCTCCTTGTGCAGGGCAAGAGAGTGAAACTCACCTGCCTCAACGGCGGTGATGCCGCTCAACCCAGACACCTGGACGGGCGTGCTGCGCAGGCGGGTGCTCCCATCGCCCAACTGACCGTTCGGGTTGGCCCCCCAACTCCAGACCGTTCCGTCCGACAGCGCCGCGAGGGCGTGGTCGACCCCACTGGAGAGAGAGAGGGCGCGGCAGGGCTGGAGCGAGAGGGTGAAGGGATGGGTCAGAGCGCTGCCCTCCTCATCCTGAAGGGTGACGGTGACGGTGACCTCTCCCGCGGCGCGGGCGGCACAGGGGGGGGCGGTCCAGGCAATCTCGCTGGTGGTGGCGGTATGGCTCGGGTCACCGAGCGTGCCTGCGCTGGCCTCCCAAGAGAAGCGAAGCGATGAACTCTCGGCGTCCTTCGCCGTGACGCGGAAGGTGACGGTCTCCAGGGGCTGTGCGCGGGTAGCCGACTGCATGCCCTCGACGCGGGTGGGAGGCTCATTGCCTCCACAGCCGGCGGCGGCGGCGAGCAGGAGCACGGCCAGTGTGGCAAAGAGGCCCTTGTGCTGCTGGGCCAGCAAGGGATGGTTCATGGATGTCTCCAGCAGCCTGCTAGGCCGGGAGGCTTCGCAGGAATTCCACGAGGGGGGCATGGATGGACTCCGGATGCGTCAGGGTGGGGGCATGGGCGGCCCCTGGAATGGGCACGAAGCGCGAGCGGCCCGGGAGGGCGTCGAAGAGCGCTTGCCCCTCCGTGGCGGGAAGTGCCGTGTCGTCGAGGCCATGGAAGACGATGGCCGGGCAGCGGATCTCCCCGAGCCGGGGCGCGATGTCGTCCCGGTCGATGAGGTTGTTCATGGCCGCGGCGAAATGCGCTTTGGGCGTCTGGCGCCACCGGTCGAGCCAGGGGGAATGGAAGCGAGGGTCGCCGATGATGACCTCCGCGTAGCTCTGAACGATGTTCTCCGTGGCACCAGGAGTGCCCCACAGGTCCCGGACCTGCCGGGCGGCGGTACGAAATGGCTCTTCACTGGCGCCGCCGCTGGTGCTGATCAAGACAATGCCTCGCACCCGCTCGGGGGAGCGCAGCGCGACGCGCAGGGCGCAGTAGCCGCCTTGGGACAGACCGCCGACAGCCGCCCGCTGGATGCCGAGGTGATCGAGCAGCGCGATGCAGTCCGCGGCGGAGTCATAGAGGGTGAAGGGCTGACCATCCCACCGCGTGCGTCCGAAGCCCCGGGCGTCCCAGCGGATGACCCGGAACTCGGGGGCGAGCGCTTCGGCTTGCGCGTCGAACATGCGGCTGTCCATGAGGAAGCCATGTCCGAGGATGAGGGCGGGCCCCGTGCCCCCTGAGTCCTCGAAGAAGATGCCTTGGTGGTTGAGCTCGGCGATGGGCATGAGGACGATGGTATTTCACAGCCGCCTGGATTTTCGCAGAGTCCCGCAACTCAGAACGGCAAGGCGTGTTTCCTTTGGAACCTCTGCTGCGGTGCCCTCCCATTCGCGCTCCCAACCCCGTCATTCCCCTGCTGTGTCTCCTCACCTCGCTCCACCTCTCCGCCGATGCCAGGGCAGAAGGGGGGACTTGCACCGTTCCCCCCGTCGAGATTCGCCACACCGCCACGCAGGCAAAGCCGGTGACGGTCCAGGTGGTGTCCACGGCCAACCACCCGCTCGCTGTCTGCAATGACGGCACTCCCGCGACCTATCTCTTTCGCCCAGGGGTCGGTGTCGGCAAGAAGCGGTGGATCCTCTAGCGAGCCGTACACCGACACCGTGCTCGAAGGCATCAAGTCGCCCTCGCCTGACCTCGTCACCCAGACCAAGAGCACGGCGGTCCCCACCGACCGCGAGCTTCAGTTGACCGGATCCATCGCGGTGTGGGGAGGACGTCCAGCTCAAGGCCTTCGTCACCGAGCGCAGCGCCCCGGCGAACGCCTACCGTCGGCGATTCTCCGCCAGCATGCGGGAGCAGCTCTTCCAACTCGAGCAGACTGCCGTCTTCGCGCCCTTCGACGCCGAGCACGGCGTCATCAACAACACCGTCGAGTGGAATGCCAGCATCGTCCAGTCGACGCCCCTTCCGGACGCCATCGGCGCCTGGTACCGCGACCCATGCCAGTCGATGTTCCAGCTCATCGAGGTGCCGTAGGTCGCGGTCCTGGCAGGCGCCGCGCGTCAGCAGCGCACACCGCGCGGTGCTACCAGGTGTAGCGCGTGAGGACCGGGAAGTGATCCGTCGTCGTGGTGGCGTAGCTGGAGATGTACGCGTCCACTCGGTACACCTTCGCGGAGCCCGCCACGTAGAGCGACTTCAGCTCGTTGGTGACCAGTTGGTGGTCGATCATGTCCGGGTAGCTGGCGGTGGAGGCCACCTTCGCGTCGGACAGGGCCTTGGTGGGGAAGAAGTAGTCCAGAGAATCCCCCACGAAGTTCTGGTACGGGGACGCCTTGCCCGAGGTGATGGAGGTGTCCACGTCGTCGTTCCAGTCTCCGAGCACCACCACCGGGGTGCTCGGGTAGGTGCTGTCCAGGTAGGCCTTGAGGGCGTTGGAGGCGTTGAGCCGCCGCTGCCAGCTCGTCGCGTCATCGAACGCCTTGGCGTGGAAGACGATGACGACGATGTCGCGGGCTGTCCCGTTGAGGGTGACCCGCATCTTCACTTCGAGGGGCGGGCGGCCAGCGAAGTCGCTGTCGCTGGCGGTGAGGATGATCCGCGCGCTCTGCACGGAGGCCACGCTCGTCTTGTAGAGGATGCCCACCTTCTGCTCGCTGGAGCTGTAGTAGCTGCTGCCGCCCGTCACGCTGGCGTCACTGGCCAGAAGGCCCGCGTACCCAGAGAGCTGCGACTTGATGCTGTTGAAGGCGGTGGTGCTGACCACCTCCTCCAGCCCCCAGATGTCCAGGTTCGCTCCCAGGAGCACGTCCCGCACGTTCTGTTGCTGGAGCGTTTCGTTGGAAGGACCGTTGGACGAGGAGCCGAACCACTCCACATTCCAACAGCCGATGTCCACCGTGGTGGTGGTGCCCTGCGAGGGGATGGTGACGGCCTCCTCATGGGTGCCCAGCGACGCCTCAGGGAAAGGCTCTTCCCACGAGGGCTCTCCTCCACACGCGGCCAGGATCGAAACAGGCAACCAGAGACAACGGCGAAGCAACATGGGGCCTCCTGATTTTTTGTGATTTTACCTGATTCCTGGTTTTACTAGAAGAAGTTTGGAGTCACCCATCAGGGGGTACCAAAAAATGAGGGATGCAAAGTTACTGCTCACCACGCTGCTGGCATCCGTGGCGATGACACGCTGCGAGGGGGCAAGCGATACGGCCCATGGGGCCACAGGAGACACCCGCACGGTGAGCACCCAGATCCAGGGCGCCGAGAGTCCCTCGGCTCCGGGCAAGACCGCCTTGTCGTGGGTGCCGCTGAGGCTGAACGTCTACCACACCTTCGGCGTGACGACGCCGAACTATACCAACCGGGTTCTGCGGCACTATGAAAGCCTGGCGCGCACGGATGTCATCGGGACTTCGCCGGTCGAAAAAGCGGATTCCAGCTTCCGCGTCGTGACAGGGCTGGCCGACTCCGGATGTTACTCGTTGCAATCGCAGAACTACCCGGACAAATACCTGCGGCACGCGAGCTCACGGATACGCATTGACAGCCGCGACGGCACCCGGGCTTTTGATGAAGCTGCCACGTGGTGCACGCGCCCGGGCTTGTCGGGGCAGGGCGTCAGCTTGGAGTCGTATAACTTCCCCGGCCGCTACATGCGGCACGCCAACTCGGAGGTGTGGCTCGCCCAGCGAGGCGGCTCGCTGCCCAGCGATGCAGAGTACAGCTTCAACGACGACGCCAGCTGGAAGGCTATCAGTCAAGTCAACAGTGACTTCAAAGCCTGGGGAGAAGAAACCCTCGCGAAGATCGAGCAGGATTTCAGAAGGCCCGGCAGCAACCTCTACTACGAAGGCGCGGACCGTCAGTCGACGGCCTTCATCTGGGGCGCGGGCGTTCAGCTTCATGCCCTGATCGCTGGCGGAAAGACGCAGCAAGCGGAGGCCTTTGCCAATGAGCTGCACCAGGCTTACTGGTGCAACACGAAGGGCCGATGGGGGTACGACGCCGTCGCCTATTCATGCGGCGACCGGTACTATGATGACAATGCCTGGGTGGCCAAGGCCCTGATGGAGTTGCACCAGAAGACCAACAATGCCACCTACCTGAACCGAGCCAAGGAGGTGCTGGCGTTCAGCATGAGCGGAGAGAACTCCGCGGGAAGCAACCCGAACGGGGGGATCCGCTGGCATGAGGGAGACACCGGCGGCCAATGCTTGTGCGCCACGGCCCCGACCGCGGTGGCCAATCTCATGGTCTACCGCGCCACCGGAACCCAGCAATACCTGAACGACGGCTTGCGGCTCTACAAATGGGTCAAGGCCAATCGCTTCGGCTACGGCCCCGGCTACCGAGGGTATGAGAACGGCGTGATGACGCAGGCGGCGATCCTGTTGTTCAAAATCACCGGAAACTATACCTACCTGGACGATGCACGCCACCTCGCCCTGGCCATGGAGTCGACGTACATCGATTGGCAGACCCATGCCCTGAAGGAGACGGGGCAGTGGGGCGGGAACGACATGACCAATGCCTATGTGGATCTCTATGAGACGGATGGAGATATCAATTGGTTGAACATCGTTGCCGGGTACCTCCAGTTCCTGCGTGACAACGGCAAGGATGCCAACGGTCGGTACCCTGAGGTGTGGAGCGACGTGGGGAAGCCTGGGAATCCGTTTTTGTTGTATCAGGCCTCTGCTGCTCGCGCTTTCGCCAGAATGGGGAACACCCGGGGGGGCACGGCCAAGCCGAGAGATCCCGTGGCCGTCTTCCAGGACTGCAACTACGCCGGGATCTGGGGCGCGGGTTTCCTGCTGGGCAGGTACACGCTGGCCGATCTCCAGTTCCACGGCATCACGGGCAAGGACATCTCCTCCGTGAGGGTTCAGCCCGGATACAAAGTGACCTTCTACGAGAATGACAACTTTGGAGGCGCCTCCCTCGTCAAGACCGCGGACGACGGCTGCCTCGTCGGTGCCGGTTGGAATGACCGGGTCAGCTCCATGGTCGTCGAGGCCGTCTCGCCCACCGTGGTGGTCTACAAGGACTGCAACTTCACCCACCCAGGGTTCCACCTCCCCGTGGGGAGCTACGATGAGGACACGTTGCGGACCCTGGGCTTGAGCCCCGATGTCCTCTCGTCGATTCAGGCGGCCGAGGGGTACGAGGCCGTTCTGTACGATGGCGGCCGCTTTGATCAGGCATCGTTCACCACCGGCACCACCAGTTGTTTGGTCGGCGCGGGCTGGAACGACAAGGCCGCCTCGATCGTCATCAGGAAAAAGGCGTCACCTTGAGGGGCGCTGCCCGATAGGCCTCGGATCCGCTGAGGCGTTCTTCCTCAGCGGATTCGGGCTCAGGCGCGGAGTTCTTCCACGGCCGTGGCCACGTCGGAGAGGCGGGGGACCACCCGGGTGGCGCCTGCTTGCTTCAAGGACTCGGCGTGGCCAGACCAACTGTGGCCGCCGCCCGTGAAGCCAATGACCCGCATGCCAGCCTCGACGGCCCCAGCGACGCCGAGCGCGGAGTCCTCGATGACGAGGACCTCCCGGGGGGGGACGTCGAAGACCTTGGCCGCGTGCAGGAAGACGTCCGGCGCGGGCTTCGAGCGGCCCACCTCGGGGGCGGAGAAGACGTGGGGGTGGAAGTGCTCCCAGAGTCCGGTCGACGTCAAGCTGAGCTGAAGCCGCACGGAGCTGGAGTTCGAGCAGACGCAGCGCGGTCCAGTGAGTCGGCCGAGCAGCGCGTGCACCCCCTCGATGGGCTGCACATGCTCCAGCCTGCGATCGAGCTCCAAGGTGGAGCGCTGCCGGTAGTCCTTGGGAAGGGGCCGCCCGAGCTCCCGGGAGAGCATCTCCGCGATCTTCCCATGGGGCATTCCGGTGAAGCGGGTGATGACTTCCTCCAGGGTGAGGGTCAGGCCGAGTTCGGCCAGCAAGTCGGCGTGGACCCTCGCCGCCACGACTTCCGAGTCGATCAGCACGCCGTCACAGTCGAAGATGATGAGCAAGGTGCTCCTTTCTGAACCGGGACTCTAATCGAGTCCGGGAGGAGTCCAATGCTCACCGGTTGCTCATCCCAGGGGACCATTCTTCGGTCGGGTCGATACAGGTAAACGGAACGGAGGCTCTTTGCGCGGGGGCCGGCCAGTGGACCTGTCCAGCCAGGAGATGGGCATGAAAAGCAGTGCACGGGGCGGGATGCTGAGCGTTTGTCTGGGGATGTGGTGGGTGGCCAGTTGTGGCCCGTCCATCGGTCCGCCCGCCGAGGCGCCGCCACGAAGCGCCGCGGGGGGCCTGCAGGGGAGCGGCTCCCCGAGCGAGCACGCCTTGCCGGGACAAGTCCACGGGGTGAAGGGGGCCTTGGCGGTGGCTGCGGGCTATTACCACTCGTTGGCGGTGCGCGATGACAGGACCGTGTGGGCCTGGGGGGACAATGAAGAGGGCCAGCTCGGCGATGGGACGTTGAGCCGTCGCCCCGAGCCGGTGCAGGTGCTGGGACTGAGCGATGTGGTGTCCGTGACCGCGGGAGGGCTCCACTCGCTGGCGGTCCACGCGGAGGGCACCGTTTGGGCCTGGGGCAGCAACCAGTATGGCCGGTTGGGGGATGGCACCCAGGACAACCGCGCCGCGCCCGTGCGGGTGCAGGGGTTGAGCGGCGTGGTGTCGGTGACCGCAGGCGCCTCCCACTCGCTGGCGGTGCGCTCGGACGGAACGGTGTGGGCCTGGGGCTCCAACGCCTTCGGGCAACTGGGGGACGGCACCCTGAACAACCGCTCCACACCGGTGCAGGTGCAGGGGCTGCGGGAAGTGGTGGCGGTGGCCGCGGGAGGGCTCCACTCGCTGGCGGTATGCGCGGATGGCACTGTCTGGGTCTGGGGCTACAACGCCTCCCAGTCATGGGGCGATGGCTCCACGAGCCGTCTCATCGTGCCGGTGCGGATGCCGGGGCTGAGCGGGGCCGTGGCGGTGGAGGCGGGGACGTGGCTCTCGCTGGCGATCCGCTCGGATGGCACCGTGTGGGACGTGGGGGGCGGCCCGTTGCCGGTGCAGGTGCCCAGGCTGGGCCGGGTGGTGGCGGTGGCCGCGGGAGAGCTCCAAGCGCTGGCGGTGCGCGATGACGGCACGGTCTGGGCGTGGGAGTACGGCGGCGAAGAGGCTCTGTGGGAGGACACGGGCGGGAGCCCCTCCCCGTTGGTGCAGGTGCCCGGGTTGGACGGGGTCAGGGCGGTGGCCTACGGCCTCTACCACTCGCTGGCGGTCCGCTCGGATGGAACCGTGTGGGCGTGGGGGTGCAACTCCGATGGCCAGCTGGGCCAGGGGCTGCCCCTGGGCGCGACCCCCGAGGTCCGCTCTTCTTTGGACTGAGGTGCTGAGCGCGAAGAGGCCTGGAGCTTCTTCGGATGAAGCCCCAGGCGTTCCCGTCCGCTACGGCTTGTGGAGGCGGACGAGCCGCTCTCCGGCCTTGTCGGCGATGCCAGCCAGAAGGTCGGACCCCAGGGGCACCAACCGCGTCACGCGGGTGCACGTGTCCCGGCTCGAGAGCAGCGAGAGGGGCGGGCCGGCTTGAACGGCGGACAGCTCGGTGCTGCTGTGGGTCAGCGGAATCCACCGGACCTCCTGGGTGCCTGCCCGGGTGCCACGGTGGATGGCCAGGCCGTTTCCGAATGCCGAGGCAAAGAAGGCCTCGGTGTGACCCGAGTAGATCTCCGGCCAGTCCGACAGGGACAGCGGTGTCCCGGTGGCGAGGGCGGTCGCCTGTGCGGTGGAGGGCACGGCACGCAGGTGCTCCTGGGTGTCCATTCCGCTGAAATAGCCGAGCACGGCGATGCCGTTGGAGGTGAAGACGGAGACGCTGCTGACCGCCGCCCACTCGGGGGCAAAGGTGGCGAGCGGCGTGGCGCGAACGGGCTGCCTCAGGGTTTTCAGTCCATAGACGGCGGAGTCGCTGTTCACGGAGCCAAGCTGCGCCAACCCCATGCCGCTGACGAGGAAGCCGCTGACGCCTGAGGCCGCCGAGCCTGTCATCGCCGCCGCGGACACATTGCCGGGGGCTGGAACATAGAGGGGAGTGGAAGGGGCCTCGAGATCATGGATGAGGACGCTCCCGTTGCCCCGGGTGTTCGCATGGATGTAGCCCGTCATCAGCCGGCGGCCATCGTTGACGAGGAAGGGGCTCAGGATCGGATTGAACCGGCGATCTTCCGGGGCGATGACGTTCAGGAGCGGGGGCTCGCTCAGAGCAAGGTGAGGCCACGTCCCCAGGCGGTGCAGGGTCTTGGAGGTGCCCCGGATGCCATAGAGCGAGAAGCCTGTCTGGGTGGGAACGGCGGTGAGGTGAGAAAGGTCCTGGGGAAGCCGGGCGGTTTCCAGGGCGATGAAGTCCGTGTGGAGCCGCAGCGTTCCGAGCTTGGGATCATGCGGTATTTTCTCACAAGGAAGGAGGGGCGGAGGGCCCGCGCCGGGCGGTGGCTCCGCTTCCGGGCCGAGCGCTTCTTCGTCCGGAGGAATGGGCACGGGCTCCGGGGCGGTGCAGGTTTCCCCCGCGGTGTCACATTCGGGCGCGGCGCACCCCAGCCCGAGCATCACCCCCGGCAACAGGGTTCTGACCCACACAAGAAGCCCGCTTCCGCGAGCCATGGTTTGGATTGTCATTGAGATTGCCTCCGCGGTTATTCCGTCTGGGCGTTCGCGAAATCCTGCTGCCAGGTCTTGGGCAGACGGGACGCCACGTCCAAGGGCTGCTGGGGAGGCGCCTGGAGAAGGTCCTGCATGGACTTGTCGCCCACGAGGAAACCGCCGGCGAACAAGGTGCGCTCCTGACTGTCCACTTCGCGCAGCTCGTAGGGCGTTCCCAGCGCGAGGTTGAACACCTGCTTGCCGTTCGCCGGGATGCGCTTCACCGATTTGATCGTGGAGACGCCCCGTTCCGTGCGCACTTGATCCCGGACCTTTAGCGACCGGGCCGCCACCACCTTGCCATCCGCTTTGATGATGGGGTGCATCTGCGTCAGGGTGACGCGGTGGCCCGCGTTGTCACGCAGCTGCACGAAGTCGTCGATCTCATGGCCTCGGGCCACGTCGGTGACCGTCAGGATCAGCCCCTCCTTGTTGGCCAGGACTTTGTCTCCGATCTCCACCTGTTCCACGGGAAGGATGTGGCCATTGGCCATCTGGATGCGGGTACCCGCAGCCATGCAGCTGTTCTGGAAGAAGAGCCTCTGGCTCGTCAACGTCCGGCCATCGATGGCCTGTGACTTGAAGAACGGCTCGAGGGTGTGGGTGCCGCCCGCAGTGGCGCACCGGGCCTTGCCGATGAGGGTGATGTTAAAGCTGACCGAATTGTTGAGGATGCGGGTGGTCGTGCAAGGCGAGTTCGGGTTCTCGGTGCCGCTGATGTCGTAGGAGACATCGGCCAGGTAATTGAACACGGCGGTGTTGTGGCCCACGGGCAGCAGGCTCTTGAGGTCCACGGTGTTTACGCACGTGCCGACGATCGAGTGGAGCCGCACCTTGGCATAGGTGTAGTGGTCCACGGTGCACTGCAGGTAGTTCGAGCTGCCGGCCCGGATCTCCGTCCGGATGGGCACATAGAGCCGCGTGGCATTGAACGGGCTGCCGAGTTCCCAGAAGTCACTGGGATTCAGCTCACCGGGCTTCTCCGCCCGCGAGGCCGCCACCCCTTGGGGAACGGGAGGGTAGGCCTTGAGGGAGCCCTGGTCGTAACCGGCGACCGCGTAATCGCAGTCCGCGCCTCCGCGAAGCTGGCACATCCAGATGTCGGCCCTGTTGTTGTTGGGGACGATCTCTCGTGGGTGGAGGAGCGTGAAACCGCCGTCGTCCCGGAGGGCGATGGAGGTCTTCTCCACGGTATAGGAGGTGACATCCCGGCCCGTGACGTCATCCACGGCGAGGGCCAGGGACTCCAACCGCAGCAGGCGTCCCTGGGCCACGTCCACCGAGGCCACGGCGCCCACGCCAATGAAGTCGGTGCCCCCTCCATATTCTTCGCCCGCGTTGGAGGCGACCACCCGGCTCTGGGTGTCTTCCTTGTTGATGTCATAGACGACCAGATCGGCGTAGACGTAGTTGGCGCCGCCGTGGCAGCTCACCCGGACATAAGGCTCGTACGTGAGGGAGGCCCCGGTCCCGGAGGAGGTAGGGGCCTTCACGATCAGGTAGTGGTCGCACCAGATGGGGCTGCTCGAGGGAGCATCCATCTTGGCGCCCTCGCGTTGGCGGCGCAGGGCACGTTCCCGGAACAGGGACAACTTGTCGAAGAGTCCGGGCGAGTTCTTCTCGTCTTTGCCGGCGGCCCGGAGCCTGTCGACGACGAAGGCGTGCTGCGCATCGTCGGCCAGGTCCAGATCGATGCTGAGCCGGTCTTCGTGTTTGATGATCTCCGCGTCGTACCGGGCGTTCATCCGCCTGGATTGTTCAATCAACTGAGGATGCGGCATGTGCTCCGCGGGTGGCCGCAAGGACCCGCTCCAACCCGTCGTGAGCAACAGCACCCCTGCCATTTGAGATGCCCGCACGAGCGGCTTCCACAGCCTCAAAGAACCGATTCTCATGAACTTCCCCCCCATCAACTGGCCACGCGCTGAGCGCGAGGTCACGCGCCCTATAGGCACCGCGTTCCGGGCGAACAAGGGAACGGCGGGAAGAGGGTGCCGGTTGAACAGGCCCTGTCAGGCACTGTTTCAGGGCGGACGGGGGGGAAGTCCGGGAGTGAATCAGAACGAGCTTGCCTGCTCTGTGATTCGCTCCTCCTCGTCACTCGCCATCACGTAGGCGAACCGGTGGTTGAAGGAGATGTCGTCTTCAACTCCTGATCATGGGAGGGAGCTGTATTCTAAATTATCTTCAATATCAGAAATACATGTAAATCAGTCGGAGAGAGGTGGGGAGCGCTTCCGCAGGCCGGGGATATGATGGGGTCAGATGCCGTCTCAAGGCCCACTGTCCCTGCCTCCAGGGGCGAACCCCGAAGCCAGTGTGTCCACCTCCGGGGGGTCGAATGCTCAGGACGCAGCAACGGCCTCGTTCGGGGTGACGGTGGGCCTGTTGGCGTGGGGGATGTTCTTCGCGGCCCTGGCGTTCGCGGTGGGGTACCTGCGGATGCGTGCGCCCTGGCCTCCCGCGGGAATGCCTTCGCTGCCCCGGATCCTCCCCGCGCTGGGCGTGGGGTTGCTGGGGGCCGCGGCGGGACTGCTGCACTTCGGCGCGCGCCAGGAACATGTCCGTGGGTATGTGGCCGCGGCCTTGGGAGCGCAGGTAGGGTTCCTGGCGGTGCAGGGCTTTGTTCTGAGCACCTTGTGGCAAGGGGGGCTGCGGCTGCCGGAGGGGGGCGCCTATGCCTCGGCGGTCCATGGACTGGGGGCGCTGCACGCGGCCCATGGGGTGGCGGGGGTGATGGGGCTCGCACTGCGCGGATTCCGGCGTGGGGAGGTGCGGGGGGCGGTCAAGCTCTGGGCGCTCTACGGTGATTTCCTGGCGGCGACGGGGGTTCTGTTTCTCGTGGCGGTGTACCTGACATGAGCATGCGGCATGCCCTGATCCTGGGCGGGATGGTGATGACGGTGGGGTGCCGCTCGCAGGCGCCGAAGTTCGAGCCCATGACGTTGGGAGACGGGCGCACGCTCAGCGTGGCGGCGTTGGAGCGTGGCTACTCGGTGTACATGCATTACTGCATGTCCTGCCATGGCGAGCGCGGCGATGGGCAGGGGCCCTCGTCGGTGGGCATGCGTCCGCCGCCGCGCAACTTCCGGCAAGGGCTGTTCAAGTTCGGTGGCGTGGCGGCCGGAGAGCTGCCCACGGACGCGGCGTTGAAGCGCACGGTGCGGCGAGGGCTGCACGGCACCCCCATGTTGCCGTGGGACGTGCCGGAGGCCGACGTGGAAGTGGTGGTGCAGTACCTGAAGACGTTCAGCCCGCGCTGGCGCGAAGAGGCTCCGGGGCAGCCGTTGGCGGTTTCGGAAGATCCCTGGAAGGGCCGTGCGGCGGAGGCTGTGGAGCGGGGCAAGGCGGTGTACCACGTGGCGAGCGCGGGGCACGCGGGGTGCTCGGCGTGCCACATCGCGTACCTTCCGAAGCCGGAGCTGGAGGCGCTCACGGAGCGGGTGACCGGGCGCAAGGTGGACTTGAGCAAGGTGGATCCGTACACGGCGCAGGCGCGAGAGTCGGACTACTCGGTGACGGTGAACGCCCAGGGCGAGCCGTCGCAGACGGCCAAGGTGCTGCCACCGGACTTCCTGGTGCACCGGCTGCGCACGGTGTGGCCGCTGGAAGAAGAGGTCGAGGGGGCAGAATACACGCCTGCGCGGCAGCGGGAGGATCTGTACCGGGTCATCGCCGCGGGCGTGGGCGGTGCGGCGATGCCGACGTGGAAGGGCGCCATCCCGGAAGAGAACCTGTGGGCGCTCGCCTACTACGTACAGACACTGGTGAATCAGCGGGACACGGACGAGGGACGGGCTCTGAAGGCGCGGTTGCTGGCACCTCGGAGGTGAAGTGCGCCGCTCCCGAACGCTCTCTAGTGAGCGGACTTGCCGGGATATGCCACTTGAAGGCGACCAAGCCCCCCGTCTCTTGGGAGGATTGCATGCCAACCGTGAACGGTTGGCATGGGGCACACCCGTGCGCACATGGACGACTTTGGTACATCTTCCCGTAACCGCATGAATTCTCTTGAATCCTCCGCCATGGACTCCTCTAGCCCAGCGCCCCCCTTGAAGGACATGGTGGGATGCGAGTTTCTCCTCGAGAGCCTCACCGATGCGGTGCTGGTGCTGGATCGCGACTGGCGCATCAC encodes the following:
- a CDS encoding c-type cytochrome, encoding MSMRHALILGGMVMTVGCRSQAPKFEPMTLGDGRTLSVAALERGYSVYMHYCMSCHGERGDGQGPSSVGMRPPPRNFRQGLFKFGGVAAGELPTDAALKRTVRRGLHGTPMLPWDVPEADVEVVVQYLKTFSPRWREEAPGQPLAVSEDPWKGRAAEAVERGKAVYHVASAGHAGCSACHIAYLPKPELEALTERVTGRKVDLSKVDPYTAQARESDYSVTVNAQGEPSQTAKVLPPDFLVHRLRTVWPLEEEVEGAEYTPARQREDLYRVIAAGVGGAAMPTWKGAIPEENLWALAYYVQTLVNQRDTDEGRALKARLLAPRR
- a CDS encoding cytochrome C oxidase subunit III; this encodes MPSQGPLSLPPGANPEASVSTSGGSNAQDAATASFGVTVGLLAWGMFFAALAFAVGYLRMRAPWPPAGMPSLPRILPALGVGLLGAAAGLLHFGARQEHVRGYVAAALGAQVGFLAVQGFVLSTLWQGGLRLPEGGAYASAVHGLGALHAAHGVAGVMGLALRGFRRGEVRGAVKLWALYGDFLAATGVLFLVAVYLT